From a single Eleginops maclovinus isolate JMC-PN-2008 ecotype Puerto Natales chromosome 2, JC_Emac_rtc_rv5, whole genome shotgun sequence genomic region:
- the anapc13 gene encoding anaphase-promoting complex subunit 13 — MDSEIQRDGRVLDLTDDAWREDRLPYEDVTIPLSELPEAEQDNGGSTESVKEQEMKWTDLALQSLHENTPSTGS, encoded by the exons ATGGACAGTGAAATCCAACGAGATGGGAGAGTCCTGGATCTCACTGATGATGCCTGGAGGGAAGACAGGCTGCCGTATGAAGACGTCACCATCCCTCTG AGTGAATTGCCTGAGGCTGAGCAGGACAATGGAGGCTCCACAGAGTCTGTGAAAGAGCAAGAGATGAAGTGGACAGACCTCGCCCTGCAGAGCCTGCACGAAAACACACCGAGCACTGGCAGCTGA
- the rspry1 gene encoding RING finger and SPRY domain-containing protein 1 encodes MIVATWITFCACRSLARVLLFLSSSNCLSPFRETLASVVSGTGNMGNSCVCREDSDLEDHHGSSRATRGQARRVDHGTGVGVDAAEVRSSRPRDPVRPPRRGRGPHEPRRKKQNVDGLVLDTLAVIRTLVDNDQEPPYSMITLHEMAETDDGWLEVVQSLIRVIPLDDPLGPAVITLLLDECPLPTKDALQKLSDMLSLSSAVARQDALIPAKHRNTTAVLGCLAEKLAGPASIGLLSPGTLEYLLESLSSEAHPTVMLFALIALEKFSQTSENKLTVSESCISNRLAVLESWAEHPDYLKRQVGFCSQWSLDNLFLKDGRQFTYEKVNLTNINAMLNSNDVSEYLKISPTGLEARCDASSFESVRCTFCVDSGIWYYEVTVITSGVMQIGWATKDSKFLNHEGYGIGDDEYSCAYDGCRQLIWYNARSKPHSHPCWKEGDAIGFLLDLSKKQMIFYLNGHQLPPEKQVFSSATSGFFAAASFMSYQQCEFNFGAKPFRHPPSVKFSTFNDFASLLPSEKIILPRHRRLALLKQVSIRDNCCTLCCDVMADTELRPCGHGGMCMECALQLETCPLCRQDIQTRVRLIAHVS; translated from the exons ATGATAGTAGCCACCTGGATCACTTTTTGTGCTTGCAGGAGCCTTGCACGGGTTCTgctcttcctttcctcctccaaCTGCCTTTCTCCATTCAGGGAGACCCTTGCAAGTGTGGTCTCCGGCACTGGAAACATGGGTAACAGCTGTGTGTGCCGGGAGGATAGTGACCTCGAAGATCACCATGGCTCGTCAAGGGCAACTCGAGGACAGGCTAGGCGGGTGGATCACGGTACAGGCGTGGGTGTTGATGCCGCAGAAGTGAGGAGCAGTAGACCCAGGGACCCGGTCAGGCCTCCACGCCGAGGGCGAGGGCCCCATGAACCAAGACGGAAGAAGCAGAATGTGGATGGTCTGGTGCTGGATACACTGGCTGTCATCAGGACACTGGTAGACAA TGACCAAGAGCCCCCTTACTCCATGATCACTTTGCATGAGATGGCTGAGACGG ATGATGGTTGGCTGGAGGTTGTCCAGTCTCTGATTCGAGTGATCCCATTGGACGACCCACTTGGCCCTGCAGTGATAACCCTTCTGTTGGATGAATGCCCGCTGCCCACCAAG GACGCTCTCCAGAAACTGTCTGACATGTTGAGTCTGAGTTCGGCTGTGGCACGACAGGACGCTCTGATCCCGgccaaacacagaaacaccacaGCTGTCCTCGGATGCCTGGCAGAGAAACTGGCTG GTCCGGCTAGTATCGGATTGTTGAGCCCTGGAACCCTCGAGTACCTTCTAGAAAGCCTG AGCTCGGAGGCACACCCGACGGTCATGCTGTTTGCTCTCATCGCTCTGGAGAAGTTCTCCCAGACCA GTGAGAACAAATTGACAGTGTCTGAGTCATGTATTAGCAATCGACTCGCTGTCCTGGAGTCGTGGGCCGAGCATCCTGACTACCTGAAAAGGCAGGTTGGGTTCTGCTCACAGTGGAGCCTTGACAACCTGT TCCTTAAAGATGGTCGTCAGTTCACATACGAGAAGGTCAACCTCACCAATATCAACGCCATGCTCAACAGCAACGATGTGAGCGAGTACCTCAAGATCTCCCCGACTGGACTAGAG GCACGATGTGACGCCTCGTCCTTTGAGAGCGTGCGATGCACATTCTGCGTTGATTCAGGCATTTGGTACTACGAGGTGACGGTCATCACGTCGGGTGTGATGCAAATCGGATGGGCCACCAAGGACAGCAAGTTCCTCAACCAT gagGGCTACGGGATAGGAGACGATGAATACTCATGTGCGTACGATGGCTGCAGGCAGCTCATCTGGTACAACGCTCGCAGTAAACCTCACTCTCACCCCTGCTGGAAGGAAG GAGATGCTATTGGCTTCCTGTTGGACCTCAGCAAGAAGCAGATGATCTTCTATCTGAACGGACATCAGCTGCCACCAGAGAAACAGGTCTTCTCCTCCGCCAC gtCCGGTTTCTTTGCGGCAGCCAGCTTTATGTCGTACCAGCAGTGCGAGTTTAACTTTGGGGCCAAGCCTTTCCGTCACCCACCTTCGGTCAAGTTCAGCACCTTCAATGACTTTGCCTCTCTGCTGCCCAGTGAAAAGATCATCCTGCCCAG ACACCGGCGTTTAGCCTTACTAAAGCAGGTTAGCATCCGAGACAACTGCTGCACGCTTTGTTGTGACGTCATGGCCGACACGGAACTGCGGCCCTGTGGACACGG TGGTATGTGTATGGAGTGTGCCTTACAGTTAGAGACGTGCCCCCTGTGCCGCCAGGACATCCAGACGCGCGTCAGACTCATAGCACATGTCTCCTGA